Proteins from one Athalia rosae chromosome 8, iyAthRosa1.1, whole genome shotgun sequence genomic window:
- the LOC105684898 gene encoding tudor domain-containing protein 7-like isoform X2, whose amino-acid sequence MTEATGPCQERAELLDEVVSNLRACLLSAKGGVSFSELNNDYKRILGENIPFRKLGYPSLDELLNNIPGLLITRKVGDWNVAAEPTEDSVHLTKMIARQKSGKSKKRSKGMAITCRRPTTGSWKPPVDFTTAHKTVQAKKNHPSSHRVNHKYSNSTSQFCFIQQKSSPSLLNKPPRYMLPNPGIPQTPPSNRLSSHLTANTSTRSTFPNPGNSQASVVAYKNQAAFITTENQNEKALQHTSTPLTFPVNKTNTILHASPNSEATTAPRNLEERVTQIPKPQFKTVSERLVVKPKEVPIQQTVILSPLSPNQFSADTASSITSPRTPTSPKPQITWPPTLQNQDPCKELELWAKAMNLPDVDYKIVSWTLNRRSVYSCRVKVGTDSYTSYPEESPTREEATRVAAAKAMKQLLEKTGPLGGLSQTVNKNLIRDRILHILTQHEAGVFLHQISNYYKELYKENLPNDWENAIDGCAEISKDKWAQDITILSPFVPRNEFTENEKTADPLSPRMEKIQLTAIGPPQPGILEPPTDEYWDVCITNVVSTIEIWARLIGDEYSERFDRMLDDFDSYYNELSKTPGNSGIKPGSYYAVHDEGCWHRVKCFEMDVKTGKASIFFIDHGDETSVDYTKLYPLESRFSRVPAQAINLCLADLEEFSETDQVFEYLNKLLLDQMLIAQVVSHGSKEGEIMASVVLYDTKHEVDINLNELLLSRISQNILSPKLNQEDRVSEVFVSHVTDTGDVFLHVKNESMLHLTNLMNKVINTGLKPQDIIMSEEKKIEFGRVYFARAFEDGKWYRGLVTNVDASNRIEVFTVDFGKTIVVDNQKDLLRLDQLSEVLAKYPYQALKVRLHGIPNWVCNYELAKKLRALAPPNEQVIARVRNSRTQSTPVFVELFKRLEPNNILMPINNTLIVEPELTGAAGDGNNNTQPRKRLERTVSRHGITSDGEGINKKLKPPKIPDVGSYFDVHVTMAANPGIFTVQPYEDRVYLEALMVQLQEVCINSSGPSLSSESVTEGNLYAAKHFDGHYYRVCVSKVIAGHMATVYFCDFGDFSVLSLDKLLPLGRQFLDLPYQAIRARLVGVQPLNIDWSVDDCLLFQDMVIEKDFVSIVVDSGPDRRCPGETILGLKLIDTSGLNDVYIDELLITKGCAKAAE is encoded by the exons ATGACGGAGGCAACTGGACCATGTCAAGAGAGAGCAGAGCTGCTCGACGAGGTTGTCAGCAATCTTCGAGCATGCTTGCTCTCTGCAAAAGGTGGAGTTTCGTTTTCCGAACTAAACA ATGACTACAAAAGAATTTTGGGAGAGAACATCCCATTCAGAAAGCTCGGGTATCCGAGTCTCGATGAATTGTTGAATAATATTCCCGGCCTTCTAATCACTAGAAAAGTAGGAGATTGGAATGTAGCAGCTGAGCCAACAGAAGACTCTGTTCATCTGACAAAGATGATAGCAAGGCAGAAATCCGGAAAGTCCAAGAAACGCTCCAAAGGAATG GCCATTACATGCAGAAGACCAACTACCGGTTCCTGGAAACCTCCGGTCGACTTCACAACGGCTCACAAAACCGTAcaagccaaaaaaaatcatccatcTAGCCATCGAGTTAATCATAA GTATTCGAACTCGACTTCTCAGTTTTGCTTTATCCAGCAAAAATCAAGCCCATCACTCCTCAATAAACCGCCGCGTTACATGCTACCCAATCCTGGTATTCCACAAACCCCACCAAGCAAT agGCTCTCTAGCCATCTCACGGCAAACACTTCTACAAGGTCAACTTTTCCTAACCCAGGTAACAGCCAAGCATCCGTTGTTGCCTACAAGAACCAGGCCGCATTCATAACAACAGAGAATCAGAATGAAAAAGCCCTCCAACACACGTCAACGCCGTTAACTTTTCCGGTAAATAAGACGAACACGATTTTGCATGCAAGCCCAAACTCCGAAGCAACAACAGCTCCTAGAAATTTGGAGGAGCGAGTAACTCAGATACCAAAACCCCAGTTTAAAACTGTCAGTGAAAGACTTGTCGTCAAACCGAAAGAGGTACCTATtcaacagactgtgatacttTCTCCACTTAGTCCAAACCAATTTTCGGCTGACACAGCATCATCAATTACCTCACCTCGTACGCCGACGTCGCCG AAGCCGCAAATTACATGGCCACCGACATTGCAAAATCAAGATCCCTGTAAAGAGCTGGAATTGTGGGCAAAAGCTATGAACCTACCCGATGTTGACTACAAAATTGTATCCTGGACTCTGAATCGGAGGTCTGTCTACAGCTGCAGAGTAAAG GTTGGTACAGACAGCTACACAAGTTACCCTGAGGAATCTCCAACCCGTGAAGAAGCGACACGAGTGGCAGCTGCCAAAGCCATGAAACAACTTTTGGAAAAGACTGGACCTCTTGGAGGCCTTTCTCAGACagtaaacaaaaatttgatcagGGATCGAATCCTGCACATTCTAACACAGCATGAAGCTGGCGTCTTTTTACATCAGATTTCGAATTACTACAAAGAGCTTTACAAAGAAAATCTTCCCAACGACTGGGAAAACGCCATCGACGGGTGCGCGGAAATATCAAAGGATAAATGGGCACAAGATATCACCATACTTTCTCCGTTTGTACCACGAAATGAATTTACCGAGAACGAAAAG ACTGCTGACCCTCTCTCACCGAGGATGGAAAAGATTCAGCTTACCGCCATTGGACCTCCACAGCCTGGTATCCTTGAACCGCCAACCGACGAGTACTGGGATGTTTGCATCACAAATGTTGTTAGCACCATCGAAATATGGGCCAGACTTATAGGCGATGAATACAGC GAGAGATTTGACAGAATGCTAGATGACTTTGATTCCTATTATAACGAGTTATCAAAAACCCCTGGCAATTCTGGAATCAAACCAGGGAGTTACTACGCAGTTCATGACGAGGGCTGTTGGCACAGAGTCAAGTGTTTTGAAATGGATGTGAAGACTGGAAAagcttcgatatttttcatcgatcatgGTGACGAGACCTCCGTTGATTACACTAAGTTATATCCGCTTGAAAGCAGATTTTCTCGAGTACCTGCACAG GCAATTAACCTATGTCTAGCCGATTTGGAAGAATTCAGCGAGACCGACCAGGTTTTCGAATACCTGAACAAACTCCTGTTGGATCAGATGCTAATCGCGCAGGTCGTGAGTCATGGATCTAAGGAAGGCGAGATAATGGCATCTGTTGTTCTTTATGATACTAAGCACGAGGTCGATATAAACCTGAACGAATTGTTGCTGAGTAGAATTAGCCAAAATATTCTGTCGCCGAAGTTGAACCAG gaAGATCGAGTCTCTGAAGTTTTCGTTTCTCACGTCACGGACACTGGTGATGTGTTTTTGCATGTCAAAAATGAAAGCATGCTGCATTTAACTAATCTGATGAATAAAGTTATAAACACCGGGTTGAAGCCGCAGGACATTATCAtgagtgaggaaaaaaaaattgaattcggaAGAGTTTATTTTGCCCGTGCTTTTGAAGACGGTAAATGGTATAGAGGTTTAGTGACCAACGTAGACGCGTCAAATCGAATCGAAGTGTTTACCGTCGACTTTGGCAAAACCATCGTGGTTGATAATCAAAAAGACCTTCTTAGACTTGACCAGTTGTCCGAAGTTCTTGCGAAGTATCCTTACCAA gCTCTGAAAGTTCGATTACATGGCATCCCGAATTGGGTATGTAACTATGAATTGGCAAAAAAACTCAGAGCACTGGCACCACCAAACGAGCAAGTGATTGCAAGAGTCCGTAACTCTCGGACGCAATCTACGCCTGTATTTGTTGAACTATTTAAGCGACTTGAGCCGAATAATATTCTGATGCCGATCAACAACACTTTAATAGTAGAACCGGAGCTTACGGG TGCTGCAGGTGATGGAAACAATAATACGCAGCCCAGAAAGAGGCTAGAACGAACGGTTTCTCGACACGGTATAACTAGCGACGGAGAAggtattaataaaaaattaaaaccacCAAAAATACCAGACGTTGGCAGCTACTTCGACGTTCACGTTACCATGGCCGCTAATCCAGGAATCTTCACCGTTCAACCTTACGAAGACCGCGTCTACCTAGAG GCACTGATGGTGCAGCTGCAAGAAGTTTGCATAAATTCCTCTGGGCCATCATTGTCCTCTGAGTCTGTAACAGAGGGAAACCTCTACGCTGCAAAACACTTCGATGGACATTACTACCG GGTCTGCGTATCGAAAGTAATAGCAGGTCACATGGCGACTGTTTACTTCTGTGATTTTGGAGACTTCTCTGTCCTAAGTTTAGATAAATTGCTACCCCTCGGAAGACAATTTCTTGATCTGCCTTATCAAGCTATCAGAGCAAGACTCGTAG GTGTTCAACCTTTGAATATCGATTGGTCAGTAGACGATTGCTTGTTATTCCAAGACATGGTCATTGAAAAAGACTTTGTATCGATTGTCGTTGACTCCGGACCGGATCGTCGTTGTCCGGGAGAAACGATTCTGGGTTTGAAGTTGATCGACACAAGTGGACTTAACGATGTTTACATCGACGAACTTCTGATAACGAAAGGATGTGCAAAAGCTGCCGAATGA
- the LOC105684898 gene encoding tudor domain-containing protein 7-like isoform X1, with product MTEATGPCQERAELLDEVVSNLRACLLSAKGGVSFSELNNDYKRILGENIPFRKLGYPSLDELLNNIPGLLITRKVGDWNVAAEPTEDSVHLTKMIARQKSGKSKKRSKGMFSQAITCRRPTTGSWKPPVDFTTAHKTVQAKKNHPSSHRVNHKYSNSTSQFCFIQQKSSPSLLNKPPRYMLPNPGIPQTPPSNRLSSHLTANTSTRSTFPNPGNSQASVVAYKNQAAFITTENQNEKALQHTSTPLTFPVNKTNTILHASPNSEATTAPRNLEERVTQIPKPQFKTVSERLVVKPKEVPIQQTVILSPLSPNQFSADTASSITSPRTPTSPKPQITWPPTLQNQDPCKELELWAKAMNLPDVDYKIVSWTLNRRSVYSCRVKVGTDSYTSYPEESPTREEATRVAAAKAMKQLLEKTGPLGGLSQTVNKNLIRDRILHILTQHEAGVFLHQISNYYKELYKENLPNDWENAIDGCAEISKDKWAQDITILSPFVPRNEFTENEKTADPLSPRMEKIQLTAIGPPQPGILEPPTDEYWDVCITNVVSTIEIWARLIGDEYSERFDRMLDDFDSYYNELSKTPGNSGIKPGSYYAVHDEGCWHRVKCFEMDVKTGKASIFFIDHGDETSVDYTKLYPLESRFSRVPAQAINLCLADLEEFSETDQVFEYLNKLLLDQMLIAQVVSHGSKEGEIMASVVLYDTKHEVDINLNELLLSRISQNILSPKLNQEDRVSEVFVSHVTDTGDVFLHVKNESMLHLTNLMNKVINTGLKPQDIIMSEEKKIEFGRVYFARAFEDGKWYRGLVTNVDASNRIEVFTVDFGKTIVVDNQKDLLRLDQLSEVLAKYPYQALKVRLHGIPNWVCNYELAKKLRALAPPNEQVIARVRNSRTQSTPVFVELFKRLEPNNILMPINNTLIVEPELTGAAGDGNNNTQPRKRLERTVSRHGITSDGEGINKKLKPPKIPDVGSYFDVHVTMAANPGIFTVQPYEDRVYLEALMVQLQEVCINSSGPSLSSESVTEGNLYAAKHFDGHYYRVCVSKVIAGHMATVYFCDFGDFSVLSLDKLLPLGRQFLDLPYQAIRARLVGVQPLNIDWSVDDCLLFQDMVIEKDFVSIVVDSGPDRRCPGETILGLKLIDTSGLNDVYIDELLITKGCAKAAE from the exons ATGACGGAGGCAACTGGACCATGTCAAGAGAGAGCAGAGCTGCTCGACGAGGTTGTCAGCAATCTTCGAGCATGCTTGCTCTCTGCAAAAGGTGGAGTTTCGTTTTCCGAACTAAACA ATGACTACAAAAGAATTTTGGGAGAGAACATCCCATTCAGAAAGCTCGGGTATCCGAGTCTCGATGAATTGTTGAATAATATTCCCGGCCTTCTAATCACTAGAAAAGTAGGAGATTGGAATGTAGCAGCTGAGCCAACAGAAGACTCTGTTCATCTGACAAAGATGATAGCAAGGCAGAAATCCGGAAAGTCCAAGAAACGCTCCAAAGGAATG TTTTCACAGGCCATTACATGCAGAAGACCAACTACCGGTTCCTGGAAACCTCCGGTCGACTTCACAACGGCTCACAAAACCGTAcaagccaaaaaaaatcatccatcTAGCCATCGAGTTAATCATAA GTATTCGAACTCGACTTCTCAGTTTTGCTTTATCCAGCAAAAATCAAGCCCATCACTCCTCAATAAACCGCCGCGTTACATGCTACCCAATCCTGGTATTCCACAAACCCCACCAAGCAAT agGCTCTCTAGCCATCTCACGGCAAACACTTCTACAAGGTCAACTTTTCCTAACCCAGGTAACAGCCAAGCATCCGTTGTTGCCTACAAGAACCAGGCCGCATTCATAACAACAGAGAATCAGAATGAAAAAGCCCTCCAACACACGTCAACGCCGTTAACTTTTCCGGTAAATAAGACGAACACGATTTTGCATGCAAGCCCAAACTCCGAAGCAACAACAGCTCCTAGAAATTTGGAGGAGCGAGTAACTCAGATACCAAAACCCCAGTTTAAAACTGTCAGTGAAAGACTTGTCGTCAAACCGAAAGAGGTACCTATtcaacagactgtgatacttTCTCCACTTAGTCCAAACCAATTTTCGGCTGACACAGCATCATCAATTACCTCACCTCGTACGCCGACGTCGCCG AAGCCGCAAATTACATGGCCACCGACATTGCAAAATCAAGATCCCTGTAAAGAGCTGGAATTGTGGGCAAAAGCTATGAACCTACCCGATGTTGACTACAAAATTGTATCCTGGACTCTGAATCGGAGGTCTGTCTACAGCTGCAGAGTAAAG GTTGGTACAGACAGCTACACAAGTTACCCTGAGGAATCTCCAACCCGTGAAGAAGCGACACGAGTGGCAGCTGCCAAAGCCATGAAACAACTTTTGGAAAAGACTGGACCTCTTGGAGGCCTTTCTCAGACagtaaacaaaaatttgatcagGGATCGAATCCTGCACATTCTAACACAGCATGAAGCTGGCGTCTTTTTACATCAGATTTCGAATTACTACAAAGAGCTTTACAAAGAAAATCTTCCCAACGACTGGGAAAACGCCATCGACGGGTGCGCGGAAATATCAAAGGATAAATGGGCACAAGATATCACCATACTTTCTCCGTTTGTACCACGAAATGAATTTACCGAGAACGAAAAG ACTGCTGACCCTCTCTCACCGAGGATGGAAAAGATTCAGCTTACCGCCATTGGACCTCCACAGCCTGGTATCCTTGAACCGCCAACCGACGAGTACTGGGATGTTTGCATCACAAATGTTGTTAGCACCATCGAAATATGGGCCAGACTTATAGGCGATGAATACAGC GAGAGATTTGACAGAATGCTAGATGACTTTGATTCCTATTATAACGAGTTATCAAAAACCCCTGGCAATTCTGGAATCAAACCAGGGAGTTACTACGCAGTTCATGACGAGGGCTGTTGGCACAGAGTCAAGTGTTTTGAAATGGATGTGAAGACTGGAAAagcttcgatatttttcatcgatcatgGTGACGAGACCTCCGTTGATTACACTAAGTTATATCCGCTTGAAAGCAGATTTTCTCGAGTACCTGCACAG GCAATTAACCTATGTCTAGCCGATTTGGAAGAATTCAGCGAGACCGACCAGGTTTTCGAATACCTGAACAAACTCCTGTTGGATCAGATGCTAATCGCGCAGGTCGTGAGTCATGGATCTAAGGAAGGCGAGATAATGGCATCTGTTGTTCTTTATGATACTAAGCACGAGGTCGATATAAACCTGAACGAATTGTTGCTGAGTAGAATTAGCCAAAATATTCTGTCGCCGAAGTTGAACCAG gaAGATCGAGTCTCTGAAGTTTTCGTTTCTCACGTCACGGACACTGGTGATGTGTTTTTGCATGTCAAAAATGAAAGCATGCTGCATTTAACTAATCTGATGAATAAAGTTATAAACACCGGGTTGAAGCCGCAGGACATTATCAtgagtgaggaaaaaaaaattgaattcggaAGAGTTTATTTTGCCCGTGCTTTTGAAGACGGTAAATGGTATAGAGGTTTAGTGACCAACGTAGACGCGTCAAATCGAATCGAAGTGTTTACCGTCGACTTTGGCAAAACCATCGTGGTTGATAATCAAAAAGACCTTCTTAGACTTGACCAGTTGTCCGAAGTTCTTGCGAAGTATCCTTACCAA gCTCTGAAAGTTCGATTACATGGCATCCCGAATTGGGTATGTAACTATGAATTGGCAAAAAAACTCAGAGCACTGGCACCACCAAACGAGCAAGTGATTGCAAGAGTCCGTAACTCTCGGACGCAATCTACGCCTGTATTTGTTGAACTATTTAAGCGACTTGAGCCGAATAATATTCTGATGCCGATCAACAACACTTTAATAGTAGAACCGGAGCTTACGGG TGCTGCAGGTGATGGAAACAATAATACGCAGCCCAGAAAGAGGCTAGAACGAACGGTTTCTCGACACGGTATAACTAGCGACGGAGAAggtattaataaaaaattaaaaccacCAAAAATACCAGACGTTGGCAGCTACTTCGACGTTCACGTTACCATGGCCGCTAATCCAGGAATCTTCACCGTTCAACCTTACGAAGACCGCGTCTACCTAGAG GCACTGATGGTGCAGCTGCAAGAAGTTTGCATAAATTCCTCTGGGCCATCATTGTCCTCTGAGTCTGTAACAGAGGGAAACCTCTACGCTGCAAAACACTTCGATGGACATTACTACCG GGTCTGCGTATCGAAAGTAATAGCAGGTCACATGGCGACTGTTTACTTCTGTGATTTTGGAGACTTCTCTGTCCTAAGTTTAGATAAATTGCTACCCCTCGGAAGACAATTTCTTGATCTGCCTTATCAAGCTATCAGAGCAAGACTCGTAG GTGTTCAACCTTTGAATATCGATTGGTCAGTAGACGATTGCTTGTTATTCCAAGACATGGTCATTGAAAAAGACTTTGTATCGATTGTCGTTGACTCCGGACCGGATCGTCGTTGTCCGGGAGAAACGATTCTGGGTTTGAAGTTGATCGACACAAGTGGACTTAACGATGTTTACATCGACGAACTTCTGATAACGAAAGGATGTGCAAAAGCTGCCGAATGA
- the LOC105684903 gene encoding ras-related GTP-binding protein C has product MDDDDQYQAGYDVGSFPKDFGYTPFDGEGEGPAGPLVGEQKPRILLMGLRRSGKSSIQKVVFHKMSPNETLFLESTNKIIKDDISNSSFVQFQIWDFPGQIDFFDPTFDSEMIFGGCGALVFVIDAQDDYMEALNKLHLTVTKAYKVNQAIKFEVFIHKVDGLSDDHKMETQRDIHTRANDDLADSGFDQIHLSFHLTSIYDHSIFEAFSKVVQKLIPQLPTLENLLNILISNSAIEKAFLFDVVSKIYIATDSSPVDMQSYELCCDMIDVVIDVSCIYGLREDLEAAAFDNQSSSLIKLNNGNILYLREVNKFLALVCILREDNFDRQGVIDYNFLCFRKAIQQVFELRNKALAAASLNNHSLSPMGVTESSSNVPVSQTNSSMAQNGVATLTQS; this is encoded by the exons ATG GACGACGATGACCAATATCAGGCAGGTTACGACGTTGGTTCTTTCCCAAAAGACTTTGGCTACACGCCCTTCGATGGCGAGGGTGAAGGTCCCGCTGGGCCCTTAGTAGGAGAACAAAAACCTAGAATTTTATTAATGGGTCTCAGACg GAGTGGCAAATCGTCCATACAGAAGGTTGTTTTCCACAAGATGTCTCCAAATGAAACACTCTTTTTGGAaagcacaaataaaataataaaggaTGACATAAGTAACTCCAGCTTTGTCCAGTTCCAAATATGGGATTTCCCAGGTCAGATAGACTTCTTCGATCCCACCTTTGACAGTGAAATGATATTTGGAGGGTGCGGAGCTCTAGTGTTTGTAATCGATGCTCAAGATGACTACATGGAAGCTCTGAATAAACTTCACCTTACAGTCACAAAAGCATATAAAGTAAATCAGGCTATAAAGTTTGAGGTTTTTATACACAAAGTTGATGGACTATCGGATGATCACAAGATGGAAACCCAAAGGGATATTCACACCAGGGCTAATGACGATCTTGCCGATTCTG GGTTTGACCAGATCCACCTCAGTTTTCACCTAACATCCATATATGATCACAGCATATTCGAGGCATTTAGTAAGGTCGTTCAGAAATTGATTCCACAATTGCCAACACTTGAGAATCTTCTGAATATACTCATATCG AACTCTGCGATAGAAAAAGCCTTTCTTTTTGATGTTGTCTCCAAAATCTATATAGCAACTGATAGTTCTCCAGTGGACATGCAGAGTTACGAACTTTGTTGTGACATGATAGACGTTGTTATTGACGTTTCCTGTATTTATGG CCTTCGAGAGGATCTGGAAGCTGCGGCATTTGACAATCAAAGTTCGAGCctgataaaattgaacaatggaaatatattatatttaagaGAGGTCAACAAATTCCTTGCCCTAGTTTGCATACTACGAGAAGATAACTTTGATAGGCAAg GCGTGATTGACTACAATTTTTTGTGCTTTCGGAAAGCTATACAGCAAGTTTTTGAACTCAGAAATAAAGCGCTGGCTGCTGCGAGCTTGAACAATCATTCATTGTCACCCATGGGTGTTACAGAGTCCTCGAGCAACGTACCGGTTTCACAGACAAATAGCTCAATGGCACAAAACGGAGTGGCTACTTTAACTCAAAGCTAA